The Flavobacterium commune genome contains a region encoding:
- a CDS encoding valine--tRNA ligase — protein MAIPAQFDAKTIENKWYDYWMKNNYFHSEPDHRTPYTIVIPPPNVTGVLHMGHMLNNTIQDVLIRRARLKGFNACWVPGTDHASIATEAKVVAKLKAEGINKNDLTREEFLKHAWEWTDKYGGTILEQLKKLGASCDWERTKFTMDPDMSASVIKSFVDLYNKGLIYRGYRMVNWDPEAKTTLSDEEVIYEERNGKLFFLKYKIEGSEDFLTVATTRPETIFGDTAICINPNDERFTHLKGKKAIVPICGRVIPIIEDEYVDVEFGTGCLKVTPAHDMNDKTLGEKHNLEIVDIFNEDATLNSFGLHYQGKDRFVVRTEIAKELEENGALAKTEIHLNKVGTSERTKAVIEPRLSDQWFLKMEDLVKPAIKSVLVDGDIKLHPARFNNTYAHWLNNIRDWNISRQLWWGQQIPAYYYGDGKEDFVVAETIEEALALAKEKTANSQLQTSDLKQDVDALDTWFSSWLWPMSVFGGIMDPESSDYKYYYPTNDLVTGPDILFFWVARMIIAGYEYAGEKPFTNVYLTGLVRDKQRRKMSKSLGNSPDPLDLIEKFGADGVRVGLLLSASAGNDIMFDEELCNQGKGFSNKIWNAFKLIKGWEVSETIPQPESSKVAIEWYEAKLQQTLAEIEDNFEKYRISDALMAIYKLVWDDFCSWFLEMIKPAYQQPIDKPTFDKAIEMLENNLKLLHPFMPFLTEEIWQHIAERTPEEALIVSTWPEMKAFDSKLIQNFDFAAEVISGIRTIRKDKNIPFKDVIELKVMNNDKVTTYFDAVITKLGNVSDIEYVSEKVDSALSFRVKSNEYFIPITGNINIEEEIEKLNAELVYIKGFLKSVQAKLSNEKFVAGAPEKVIANERQKEADALAKIETLEQSLLSLK, from the coding sequence ATGGCTATTCCTGCACAATTTGACGCTAAAACGATTGAGAATAAATGGTATGATTACTGGATGAAGAACAACTATTTCCATTCAGAACCCGACCACAGAACACCTTATACCATTGTAATTCCTCCACCTAATGTTACCGGAGTTTTGCACATGGGGCACATGTTGAATAATACCATTCAGGATGTTTTAATTCGTAGAGCACGTTTGAAAGGATTTAATGCTTGCTGGGTGCCGGGAACCGATCACGCTTCTATTGCTACCGAAGCTAAGGTTGTTGCTAAATTGAAAGCCGAAGGAATCAATAAAAACGATTTAACTCGTGAGGAATTTTTGAAGCATGCCTGGGAATGGACTGACAAGTATGGTGGAACAATTCTAGAACAGCTTAAAAAGTTAGGAGCTTCTTGTGATTGGGAACGTACTAAATTCACCATGGATCCTGATATGTCAGCATCTGTAATTAAATCGTTTGTTGATTTGTATAACAAAGGTTTGATTTACCGTGGATACCGAATGGTAAACTGGGATCCGGAAGCTAAGACAACCCTTTCTGATGAGGAGGTAATTTATGAAGAACGCAATGGAAAATTATTTTTCTTAAAATATAAAATAGAAGGCAGTGAAGACTTTTTGACAGTAGCTACCACACGTCCTGAAACTATTTTTGGAGATACTGCAATCTGTATCAATCCAAACGATGAGCGCTTTACCCATTTGAAAGGGAAAAAAGCAATTGTTCCTATTTGTGGTCGTGTAATTCCAATTATTGAAGATGAATATGTAGATGTTGAATTCGGTACAGGATGTTTGAAAGTGACTCCTGCGCATGATATGAATGATAAAACGCTTGGTGAAAAACACAATCTTGAAATCGTTGATATTTTTAATGAAGATGCTACGCTAAATAGTTTTGGATTGCATTATCAGGGAAAAGATCGTTTTGTGGTTCGTACTGAAATTGCAAAAGAATTAGAAGAAAATGGTGCTTTGGCGAAGACCGAAATCCATTTGAATAAAGTAGGAACTTCTGAAAGAACTAAAGCCGTAATCGAACCAAGATTATCTGATCAATGGTTTTTGAAAATGGAAGATTTGGTAAAACCGGCAATCAAATCGGTTTTAGTTGATGGCGATATTAAATTGCATCCAGCTCGTTTTAATAATACTTATGCGCATTGGTTAAACAATATCCGCGATTGGAATATTTCTCGTCAATTATGGTGGGGACAACAAATTCCAGCCTATTATTATGGAGACGGAAAAGAAGACTTTGTAGTTGCTGAAACTATCGAAGAAGCTTTGGCATTAGCCAAAGAAAAAACTGCTAACTCCCAACTTCAAACTTCCGATTTAAAACAAGATGTAGATGCCTTAGATACCTGGTTTTCTTCTTGGTTATGGCCAATGTCCGTTTTTGGAGGAATCATGGATCCGGAAAGTTCGGATTATAAATATTATTATCCAACAAACGACTTGGTAACAGGTCCGGATATTTTGTTTTTTTGGGTTGCCAGAATGATTATCGCTGGTTATGAATATGCTGGTGAAAAACCGTTTACGAATGTATATTTAACAGGTTTGGTTCGTGACAAACAACGTCGTAAGATGTCTAAATCTTTGGGTAATTCTCCTGATCCTTTAGATTTAATTGAGAAGTTTGGTGCTGATGGTGTTCGTGTTGGATTGTTGTTGAGTGCTTCGGCAGGAAATGATATTATGTTTGATGAAGAATTATGTAATCAAGGAAAAGGATTTTCGAATAAAATTTGGAATGCCTTCAAATTGATTAAAGGTTGGGAAGTTTCAGAAACTATTCCGCAGCCGGAATCATCAAAAGTAGCGATTGAATGGTATGAGGCTAAGTTGCAGCAAACCTTAGCTGAAATTGAAGACAATTTTGAAAAATACAGAATTTCAGATGCATTGATGGCCATTTACAAACTGGTTTGGGATGATTTCTGTTCCTGGTTCCTTGAGATGATTAAACCAGCTTACCAACAACCAATTGATAAACCTACGTTTGATAAAGCAATCGAAATGTTGGAGAATAACCTGAAATTGTTACATCCATTCATGCCGTTTTTGACAGAGGAAATTTGGCAGCATATTGCCGAAAGAACTCCGGAAGAAGCTTTGATTGTTTCAACCTGGCCAGAAATGAAAGCTTTTGATTCCAAATTAATTCAGAATTTTGATTTTGCAGCCGAAGTGATTTCCGGAATCAGAACAATTCGTAAAGACAAAAACATTCCTTTTAAAGATGTTATCGAATTAAAGGTGATGAATAATGATAAAGTGACAACTTATTTTGATGCAGTGATTACTAAGTTAGGAAATGTTAGTGATATAGAATATGTTTCTGAAAAAGTAGATTCAGCCTTGTCTTTCCGTGTGAAATCAAATGAATATTTTATCCCGATTACCGGAAATATCAATATCGAAGAAGAAATTGAAAAATTGAATGCCGAGTTGGTGTATATCAAAGGATTTTTGAAATCAGTACAGGCTAAATTATCTAATGAGAAATTTGTGGCTGGAGCTCCTGAGAAAGTAATTGCTAATGAGCGACAAAAAGAAGCTGATGCTTTAGCTAAGATTGAAACTCTTGAACAAAGTTTGTTGAGTTTGAAATAG
- a CDS encoding DUF1573 domain-containing protein: MKKIATFAAILLFSYIGFAQKGAKIEFKAKNNTIDYGTINKQSDNGIRSFEYTNTGDAPLIIYSVQSTSSCTVLSKQNETVLPGKSSKIDIKYNIVPGPIRKTITVESNAINYDNGRIPLKIKGEVTSL, encoded by the coding sequence ATGAAAAAAATAGCCACGTTCGCAGCAATCTTATTATTTAGCTATATTGGATTTGCTCAAAAAGGAGCTAAAATAGAATTCAAAGCTAAAAACAACACTATCGATTACGGAACAATTAACAAACAAAGTGATAACGGAATTCGTTCTTTTGAATATACTAATACCGGAGACGCACCGCTGATTATTTACTCTGTCCAATCAACAAGCAGTTGTACTGTTTTATCCAAACAAAATGAAACTGTTTTACCGGGGAAATCAAGTAAAATTGACATTAAATACAACATAGTTCCCGGACCAATTAGAAAAACAATCACAGTAGAATCAAACGCCATTAATTATGATAATGGTCGAATTCCTTTAAAAATCAAAGGTGAAGTTACTTCATTGTAG